A DNA window from Candidatus Roseilinea sp. contains the following coding sequences:
- a CDS encoding methylcobamide--CoM methyltransferase yields MMRMSKRERVEAALKGEPVDRVPVSAWRHFVPEEVSAERLAMVSLAHFRAFDWDWLKLNPRATYYAEAWGNRYDFGDYASVFPRLVDGPIRSPADLDQLEPVDPKGGVFAEHLDLVRRVKAGIGDAHFVQTVFSPLSVLAFLMARADRHEAGQLIQAQYDGIRRAIAENPQGVHHALSVIADALAGYAAAAVDAGASGIFFAIVKLARRGVLTETEYAQFGRPYDLRVLGAVQGAPFNLLHVCGPQVYFDAVMDYPVHAINWATLNQGNPTVGAAQCLTQRALIGGVDELSTLQTGAPDDVIAEAQQAIRATGGRRFLLAPGCGVSMDAPEANLHALRRAAEQPLSA; encoded by the coding sequence ATGATGCGGATGAGCAAGCGCGAGCGCGTGGAAGCCGCGCTCAAAGGCGAACCGGTGGACCGCGTGCCGGTGTCGGCTTGGCGGCATTTTGTGCCCGAGGAAGTCTCCGCCGAGCGATTAGCTATGGTCAGCCTCGCCCACTTTCGCGCGTTCGATTGGGATTGGCTAAAGTTGAACCCGCGCGCGACGTACTATGCCGAGGCATGGGGCAACCGCTACGATTTCGGCGACTACGCCTCGGTTTTCCCCAGGCTGGTGGATGGCCCGATTCGCTCGCCGGCCGACCTGGACCAACTCGAGCCGGTGGATCCCAAAGGTGGCGTCTTTGCCGAGCATCTCGACCTGGTGCGGCGGGTGAAAGCCGGCATCGGCGACGCGCATTTCGTGCAGACGGTGTTCTCACCGTTGTCGGTGCTGGCGTTCCTGATGGCGCGCGCGGATCGGCACGAGGCCGGCCAGTTGATCCAGGCGCAGTACGACGGCATCCGGCGCGCCATCGCCGAGAATCCCCAGGGCGTTCACCACGCGTTAAGCGTGATCGCCGACGCGCTGGCCGGCTACGCCGCTGCGGCGGTGGATGCCGGAGCAAGCGGCATCTTCTTCGCCATCGTCAAGCTCGCCCGTCGCGGTGTGCTGACGGAAACAGAATATGCCCAGTTTGGCCGGCCCTACGACCTGCGCGTGCTCGGCGCGGTACAGGGTGCGCCGTTCAACCTGTTGCATGTGTGCGGCCCACAGGTGTACTTCGACGCGGTGATGGACTATCCGGTGCATGCCATCAATTGGGCCACGCTCAACCAGGGCAACCCCACTGTGGGCGCGGCGCAATGCCTGACGCAGCGCGCCTTGATCGGCGGGGTGGACGAGTTGAGCACCCTGCAAACCGGCGCACCCGACGACGTCATCGCCGAAGCGCAGCAAGCCATCCGCGCCACGGGCGGCCGGCGCTTCCTGCTCGCGCCGGGTTGCGGCGTGAGCATGGACGCACCTGAGGCCAACTTGCACGCGCTGCGCCGCGCCGCCGAGCAGCCTTTATCGGCCTGA
- a CDS encoding ABC transporter substrate-binding protein, whose translation MNRFFNRFAPVRRSKLNLLSVFAAWAMAVSACAVQPPPAANPPGQAAPAQPAASSEPIYIGVSGPLTGPNARYGVQWKKGFDLALDAINGKGGVRGRKLEYIFEDSQSDPKQSVVVAQKFVADPRIVIELGDFSSPASMAASPIYQRAGLVQFGFTNSHPDFTKGGDYMWSNSATQADLSPALAEFAHNTLGLNRLAVFYLNTDWGKATYDLFQKHAQKIGAEIVAAEAYLPDEKDFRSALTRVRDAQPDGIVLISYQADGAQIVQQLATTDLKVPIVGASSLHSPDFLRLGGAAVEGVYIRGQFSPEDPRPTVQAFVQAYRAKYNEEPDFFAAHAYDTMNIVAALIEIAGPDRKAIRDAFTKIKDVPSVIYGKVTFNPETRRVANPQFVDLIVKDGKFVTWDGRKQAGQ comes from the coding sequence ATGAACCGTTTCTTCAACCGATTCGCTCCTGTGCGGAGAAGCAAACTTAACCTCTTGAGCGTCTTTGCAGCGTGGGCCATGGCCGTATCGGCTTGCGCGGTGCAACCGCCGCCGGCTGCCAATCCGCCCGGCCAGGCTGCGCCGGCTCAGCCGGCGGCTTCGAGTGAGCCGATCTACATCGGCGTGAGCGGCCCGCTCACCGGCCCGAATGCGCGCTACGGCGTGCAATGGAAGAAAGGATTCGACCTCGCGCTCGATGCGATCAACGGCAAAGGCGGTGTGCGTGGGCGCAAGCTCGAATACATCTTTGAGGACTCGCAGAGCGACCCGAAGCAATCCGTCGTCGTGGCGCAGAAGTTTGTCGCCGACCCCCGCATCGTGATCGAGCTAGGCGACTTCAGCAGCCCGGCCTCGATGGCCGCTTCGCCGATCTATCAGCGCGCCGGCCTGGTGCAGTTCGGCTTCACCAACTCGCACCCCGACTTCACCAAGGGCGGCGACTACATGTGGAGCAACTCCGCGACGCAGGCCGACCTGTCGCCGGCGCTGGCGGAGTTCGCGCACAACACGCTGGGCCTGAACCGGCTGGCGGTGTTCTACCTGAACACCGACTGGGGCAAGGCCACCTATGACCTCTTCCAAAAGCACGCTCAGAAGATCGGCGCGGAGATCGTTGCTGCCGAGGCGTATCTGCCCGACGAGAAGGATTTCCGCTCGGCCCTGACGCGCGTGCGCGACGCCCAGCCCGACGGCATCGTGCTGATCTCGTATCAGGCCGACGGCGCGCAGATCGTGCAGCAGTTGGCGACTACCGACCTCAAGGTGCCCATCGTCGGCGCGTCTTCGCTGCACTCGCCCGACTTCCTGCGGCTGGGTGGCGCTGCGGTGGAAGGTGTGTACATTCGCGGCCAATTCTCGCCCGAAGACCCTCGCCCAACTGTGCAAGCCTTCGTGCAGGCCTACCGCGCCAAATACAACGAAGAGCCGGACTTCTTCGCTGCCCACGCCTACGACACGATGAACATCGTCGCGGCGCTGATCGAAATCGCCGGGCCGGATCGCAAGGCCATCCGCGACGCTTTCACCAAGATCAAGGATGTGCCCAGCGTGATCTACGGCAAAGTGACCTTCAACCCCGAGACGCGCCGCGTGGCCAACCCGCAGTTCGTGGACCTGATCGTCAAAGACGGCAAGTTCGTCACCTGGGATGGCCGCAAGCAGGCTGGGCAGTGA
- a CDS encoding ABC transporter yields MFNNPEAMRRMMSQTAPKPTHALVTLRRLWRYFRQQWPILLAVLAFMIVSTWAQVINPELIGQTVDCYLTPIASSVMQAPAGQVQQNAQANCWLAAEAQPQGFTQNLIRSAFLAGGFPAPSEAITPADRTAGLGRLALFIVCFYVIGAALTGSMFFSMAWVGQRVLRAMRMDVFKHLHRLSLGYYTKHDAGDLMTRITADAEAIQQALGFALVNVFSGALLLIWIVYKMLTLSLPFALLSMAVLPFMIGATFWFSSQARRAFRQSRKEMGSVNAELQETIAAVREVQAFNRADENIENFKVVNAANRDANVRAVSFTSALAPTLEALGYVALAIVTCAGGAALLGSGTLLGATVSLGLIIAFLGYVQRFNQPIQQIAVLWTNLQNAIAGAERIFNLLDEKPDIVDKPGAIAMPPIKGEVTFSHVTAEYNPGEPVLQDVSFTAQPGQTIAIVGPTGAGKTTLVNLIPRFYDVTNGAVMIDGIDVRDVTQESLRRQIGIVLQDTFLFSATVMENIRFGRPDATDEECIAAAKLARADQFIERLPQGYQTLLGERGAGLSQGQRQLLAIARAALANPRILILDEATSSVDTRTERLIQAAFDQLLQGRTSFVIAHRLSTIQNADMLLVLNKGRIVERGHAPRAARTPGLLLLSCT; encoded by the coding sequence ATGTTCAATAACCCCGAAGCTATGCGCCGAATGATGAGCCAGACGGCGCCCAAGCCGACCCACGCCTTGGTAACGTTACGGCGTCTCTGGCGCTACTTCCGTCAGCAGTGGCCGATTTTGCTGGCCGTGCTGGCATTCATGATCGTGTCCACCTGGGCGCAGGTGATCAACCCGGAGTTGATCGGCCAGACGGTGGACTGCTACCTGACGCCGATCGCATCAAGCGTGATGCAAGCGCCGGCCGGCCAAGTGCAGCAGAACGCCCAGGCCAATTGCTGGCTGGCGGCCGAGGCGCAACCGCAGGGCTTCACTCAGAACCTAATCCGGTCGGCCTTCCTGGCCGGCGGCTTCCCTGCGCCGTCGGAAGCAATCACGCCCGCCGACCGCACTGCCGGCCTCGGTCGCCTGGCGCTGTTCATCGTGTGCTTCTACGTCATCGGCGCTGCGCTGACCGGCTCGATGTTCTTCAGCATGGCCTGGGTGGGCCAGCGCGTGCTGCGCGCGATGCGCATGGATGTGTTCAAACACTTACATCGTCTGTCGCTGGGCTACTACACCAAGCACGACGCCGGCGACCTGATGACGCGCATCACTGCCGATGCCGAGGCGATCCAACAGGCGCTCGGCTTTGCCTTGGTCAACGTGTTCAGCGGCGCGCTGCTGTTGATCTGGATCGTCTATAAGATGCTGACGCTGAGCCTGCCCTTCGCGCTGCTGAGCATGGCGGTGCTCCCTTTCATGATCGGGGCCACGTTCTGGTTCTCGTCGCAGGCGCGCCGGGCCTTTCGCCAGAGCCGTAAAGAGATGGGCAGCGTCAACGCCGAACTGCAGGAGACCATCGCCGCTGTGCGCGAGGTGCAAGCCTTCAACCGCGCCGATGAGAACATCGAGAACTTCAAAGTGGTGAACGCGGCCAACCGCGACGCCAATGTGCGCGCGGTGTCGTTCACCAGCGCGCTCGCCCCGACGCTCGAAGCGCTGGGCTACGTGGCGTTGGCCATCGTCACGTGCGCCGGCGGCGCAGCGTTGCTCGGCAGTGGGACGCTGCTCGGCGCGACGGTCTCGCTCGGCTTGATCATCGCCTTCCTAGGTTACGTGCAGCGCTTCAACCAGCCGATCCAACAGATCGCCGTGCTGTGGACCAATCTGCAGAACGCCATCGCCGGCGCCGAACGCATCTTCAACTTGCTCGATGAAAAGCCGGACATCGTGGATAAGCCGGGCGCCATCGCCATGCCGCCCATCAAGGGCGAAGTGACCTTCTCGCATGTGACGGCGGAGTACAACCCAGGTGAACCGGTGCTCCAGGATGTGAGCTTCACGGCCCAACCCGGCCAAACCATCGCTATCGTTGGGCCGACCGGCGCCGGCAAGACGACGCTCGTCAACCTGATCCCGCGCTTCTACGACGTGACCAATGGCGCCGTCATGATTGATGGGATTGACGTGCGCGATGTGACTCAGGAGAGCTTGCGCCGACAGATCGGCATCGTGCTACAGGACACATTCCTGTTCAGCGCGACGGTGATGGAGAACATTCGGTTTGGGCGTCCGGACGCGACGGATGAAGAGTGCATCGCCGCAGCGAAGCTGGCGCGCGCCGATCAGTTCATCGAACGCTTACCCCAGGGCTACCAGACCCTGTTGGGTGAGCGCGGCGCCGGACTGAGCCAGGGACAGCGCCAGTTGTTGGCCATCGCCCGCGCTGCGCTGGCGAACCCGCGTATCTTGATCCTGGACGAAGCCACGTCGTCGGTGGATACGCGCACCGAGCGGCTGATCCAGGCGGCCTTCGATCAACTATTGCAGGGTCGCACTAGCTTCGTCATCGCCCATCGGCTGAGCACGATTCAGAACGCCGATATGCTGCTGGTGTTGAACAAGGGGCGCATCGTCGAGCGCGGGCACGCACCGCGAGCTGCTCGAACGCCAGGGCTTCTATTACTGAGCTGTACATGA
- the gno gene encoding 2-deoxy-D-gluconate 3-dehydrogenase: MTTPLSFDLNGKVVVVTGAGKGIGKSIALVCARWGADLALGSRTVEECEAVAADCRALGRRAEAWRLDVADLNSIRAFVGATLERFGRIDVLVNNAGYNAPKPALDYTEEDFDRISDVNFKGAFFMTTAVVRSMIERGVAGRIINITSQVGVVGGPLRSIYAGAKGAVGQLTRSLAAEFAPHQITINAIAPTFTRTEMLEKALQNPAFAKNLEKIPMGRIAEPEEIAGAVVFLASDAARMITGQVLCVDGGYTAI; encoded by the coding sequence ATGACCACACCTCTCAGTTTCGATCTGAACGGCAAAGTCGTCGTCGTCACCGGCGCGGGGAAAGGCATCGGCAAATCCATCGCGCTTGTCTGCGCGCGGTGGGGCGCGGATCTCGCCCTGGGCAGCCGCACGGTGGAGGAATGTGAGGCTGTCGCGGCCGACTGCCGGGCGCTCGGCCGCCGCGCCGAAGCATGGCGCTTGGACGTGGCTGACCTGAACAGCATTCGCGCGTTCGTAGGCGCGACGCTGGAGCGCTTCGGCCGGATTGACGTGCTGGTGAACAACGCCGGCTACAACGCGCCCAAGCCAGCTCTCGATTACACCGAGGAAGATTTCGACCGCATCTCCGACGTGAACTTCAAGGGCGCGTTCTTCATGACCACCGCGGTGGTTCGCAGCATGATCGAGCGCGGCGTCGCCGGGCGCATCATCAACATCACCTCGCAGGTCGGCGTTGTCGGCGGGCCGCTGCGCTCGATCTACGCCGGCGCCAAAGGCGCGGTCGGCCAGCTCACCCGCTCGTTGGCCGCCGAGTTCGCGCCTCATCAAATCACGATCAACGCCATTGCGCCAACGTTTACCCGCACCGAAATGCTGGAGAAAGCCCTCCAGAACCCCGCCTTTGCTAAGAACCTGGAGAAGATTCCGATGGGGCGCATCGCCGAGCCGGAAGAGATCGCCGGCGCGGTGGTCTTCCTGGCTTCCGACGCGGCGCGCATGATCACCGGCCAGGTGCTGTGCGTGGATGGTGGTTACACGGCGATCTGA
- a CDS encoding ABC transporter permease: MPEFTLRTLADQLVNGLVIGNIYALIAIGLALIFGVANLINFAHGSVYMIGAYMGWVCVTWLGWPLGPTFIVVAVACAALGVLIERFGLRRLQSEARIAPLLATIGISFALDQLVQLIFSPNPQSFPSPLPATRVMLGGVSIGALDVLIAAITVTSAAMLFAFLRFTRLGWALRATAQDREAAQQMGVDVNAIQALTFAVAAVLGGIGGVMIGMYFTSVYPTMSYGAMLKGFAANLLGGLGSVPGAVIGGLLLGLIETFGVALLGSTYRNLFTFVILIGVLVLRPTGLFGARRAMPPEPLTGTFVANSRPVRVPRFVAIGGLAAAVLLPFISSNPYLLQIFTNAWLFAMLALSITLVTGTAGQMSLGQAGFLAIGGYASALLAMRLGWPLELSLLAGAAIAAALGTLLTWPVFRLRSQYVALATLGIGEVINQVILNWEGLTNGVLGLSNIPPLSLFGLPIIETAPIYWFALAMLVVAALFQWRLMQSHLGRTWRAMREDEVAARAFGVSLNRYKALAFIAGGFIAGLSGAFTAHMYSYINNETFAATTSILGLTMVILGGMGNMSGAVVGAIALTALPELFRPLADARYLIYGIVLLLLVRFRPQGLLGTV, encoded by the coding sequence ATGCCTGAGTTCACGCTGCGCACACTGGCCGACCAGCTCGTCAACGGGCTGGTCATCGGCAACATCTACGCGCTGATCGCCATCGGCCTCGCCCTCATCTTCGGGGTGGCCAACTTAATCAACTTTGCCCATGGCTCGGTGTACATGATCGGCGCCTACATGGGATGGGTGTGCGTGACCTGGCTGGGTTGGCCGTTGGGGCCGACGTTCATTGTGGTCGCCGTGGCCTGTGCGGCGCTCGGCGTGCTGATCGAACGCTTTGGTCTGCGCCGGCTACAGAGCGAAGCGCGCATCGCGCCGTTGCTGGCCACCATCGGCATCAGCTTTGCGCTCGACCAGTTGGTGCAGCTCATCTTCTCGCCCAACCCGCAGTCTTTCCCCAGCCCGTTGCCGGCGACGCGCGTCATGTTGGGCGGGGTCAGCATCGGCGCGCTCGACGTGCTCATCGCCGCCATCACGGTCACCAGCGCGGCGATGTTGTTCGCCTTTCTGCGCTTCACGCGGCTGGGCTGGGCGCTGCGCGCGACGGCGCAGGATCGCGAGGCAGCGCAACAGATGGGCGTGGACGTAAACGCGATCCAGGCGCTCACGTTTGCGGTCGCGGCGGTTCTAGGCGGCATCGGCGGCGTGATGATCGGCATGTACTTCACCTCGGTCTATCCGACCATGAGCTACGGCGCGATGCTCAAGGGCTTTGCGGCCAACCTGCTGGGCGGGCTGGGCAGCGTGCCCGGTGCCGTGATCGGCGGCTTGCTGCTGGGCTTGATCGAGACGTTTGGCGTCGCGTTGCTTGGCTCGACCTACCGCAACCTGTTCACCTTCGTCATCCTCATCGGCGTGTTGGTGCTGCGACCGACCGGCCTGTTCGGCGCGCGTCGCGCGATGCCCCCAGAGCCGCTCACCGGCACGTTCGTGGCGAACAGCAGGCCGGTGCGCGTCCCGCGGTTTGTGGCCATTGGCGGGTTGGCTGCCGCCGTCCTCTTGCCTTTCATCTCATCCAACCCCTACCTTTTGCAAATCTTCACCAATGCCTGGCTGTTCGCCATGCTGGCGTTGAGCATCACGCTGGTCACCGGCACGGCGGGGCAGATGTCGCTTGGCCAGGCGGGCTTCCTGGCCATCGGTGGCTACGCCTCGGCCCTGTTGGCGATGCGCCTGGGTTGGCCGTTGGAGCTATCGTTGCTCGCCGGCGCGGCCATTGCGGCGGCGCTGGGCACGCTGCTCACGTGGCCGGTCTTCCGCCTGCGCAGCCAATACGTCGCGCTGGCCACGCTGGGCATCGGCGAGGTGATCAATCAGGTTATCCTCAACTGGGAAGGGTTGACCAACGGGGTGTTGGGTCTGAGCAACATCCCGCCGCTGTCGTTATTCGGCCTGCCGATCATCGAGACGGCGCCGATCTACTGGTTTGCCCTGGCGATGCTGGTCGTCGCCGCGCTCTTCCAATGGCGGCTGATGCAGTCGCACCTCGGCCGGACGTGGCGCGCCATGCGCGAGGACGAGGTCGCCGCGCGCGCCTTCGGCGTCTCGCTGAACCGCTACAAGGCGCTGGCGTTCATCGCCGGCGGGTTCATCGCCGGGCTGAGCGGGGCGTTCACGGCGCACATGTATTCGTATATCAACAACGAGACCTTCGCGGCGACGACTTCGATCCTCGGCCTGACGATGGTCATCTTGGGCGGGATGGGCAACATGAGCGGCGCGGTCGTCGGCGCCATCGCGCTAACGGCGCTGCCGGAGCTGTTCCGTCCGCTGGCCGATGCGCGCTATCTGATCTACGGCATCGTGTTGCTGTTGTTGGTGCGTTTTCGCCCCCAGGGGTTGCTGGGGACGGTGTGA
- a CDS encoding ABC transporter ATP-binding protein, with amino-acid sequence MALLEVRGLRREFGGVVAVDGVDLTVEAGETVSVIGPNGAGKTTLFNLITGLDKPDAGQVLLDGRPITGWPPEKLAALGIARTFQHGRVFGNLSVLDNVLVGAHTRQAAHRLRAPVLGMIAELALALVQPPAWREERQRLREEARDVLALFGDRLLPRADQPAYSLSYANRRRTEIARALALRPRLLLLDEPTAGMNPTETAEMLEFIRALKGRGLTILLIEHKLSLVMQLSDRVIVMDEGRKIAEGAPQSVRNDPKVIEAYLGHKRLGSDARDAQPAGEDDRRAVLAQTRPSSVSR; translated from the coding sequence ATGGCGCTGTTAGAAGTCCGCGGCCTGCGCCGCGAATTCGGCGGGGTCGTTGCGGTGGATGGTGTGGATCTGACCGTCGAGGCGGGTGAGACGGTGAGCGTGATCGGGCCGAACGGCGCGGGCAAGACCACGCTGTTCAACCTGATCACCGGCCTGGACAAGCCGGATGCCGGCCAGGTGTTGTTGGATGGGCGCCCAATCACCGGTTGGCCGCCGGAGAAGCTGGCCGCGCTGGGCATCGCGCGCACTTTTCAGCACGGGCGCGTGTTCGGCAACCTGAGCGTGCTGGATAACGTGCTCGTCGGCGCGCACACGCGCCAGGCGGCGCATCGCTTGCGCGCGCCGGTGCTGGGCATGATCGCCGAGTTAGCGCTGGCGCTGGTTCAGCCGCCGGCGTGGCGTGAGGAGCGTCAGCGGCTGCGCGAGGAAGCGCGCGACGTGCTGGCCTTGTTCGGCGACCGGCTGCTGCCGCGCGCCGACCAGCCGGCCTATAGCCTCTCCTACGCCAACCGTCGGCGCACCGAGATCGCCCGCGCGTTGGCGTTGCGCCCTCGACTGCTCTTGTTGGACGAGCCCACCGCCGGCATGAATCCAACCGAGACCGCCGAGATGCTCGAATTCATCCGCGCCCTCAAGGGACGCGGCCTGACCATCTTGCTGATCGAGCATAAGCTGTCGCTGGTGATGCAGCTTTCCGATCGCGTCATCGTCATGGACGAGGGGCGTAAGATCGCCGAAGGCGCGCCCCAAAGCGTACGCAACGACCCGAAGGTGATCGAAGCCTACTTGGGCCATAAGCGTCTGGGCAGCGATGCGCGGGATGCGCAGCCGGCCGGCGAAGACGATCGGCGCGCCGTTCTGGCGCAGACGCGCCCTTCTTCGGTGAGCCGATGA
- a CDS encoding glucarate dehydratase: MRIADFHVTPIAIADPPLLNAAGLHAPYALRAIVEVVSNDNIYGVSELPGGADVLADLESVRHLVVGRDPFRLNVIARDIEAHFGGATSGDRQHMRTTIHSRRAARAFGAVEVACLDLIGKAIGRPVCDLLGGKVRDRVPFSAYLFYKYEGAGGELGFAIDPKATGWAAARQAAALTPDGIVAQAQAMCREFGFKSLKLKGGVFEPQIEVDTIFALRKAFGPNTPLRLDPNAVWSVETAIEYGRQLEGALEYLEDPTRGQEGMAQVAKAVNIPLATNMCTTSFDDIPGSVRLGSEHIILSDHHFWGGLRASVELACICRTFGRGLSMHSNSHVGISLRAMAHLAAAVPNLTYACDTHYPWQCEEVIVGGRLQFDDGDLIVGDAPGLGVELDRAMLAKLHANYLKCGLTKRDDEAEMQKVQPGWKFVETRW, translated from the coding sequence ATGCGCATCGCCGATTTTCACGTCACCCCCATCGCCATCGCGGATCCGCCGTTGTTGAACGCCGCCGGCCTACATGCGCCGTATGCCTTGCGCGCGATCGTCGAGGTGGTGAGCAACGACAACATCTACGGTGTGAGCGAGCTGCCCGGCGGCGCAGATGTGCTTGCCGATCTCGAAAGCGTGCGCCACTTGGTCGTGGGCCGCGATCCGTTCCGGTTGAATGTGATCGCGCGCGACATCGAAGCGCACTTCGGCGGCGCAACGAGCGGCGACCGTCAACACATGCGCACTACCATTCACAGCCGGCGCGCTGCGCGCGCATTCGGCGCAGTGGAGGTCGCTTGTCTGGATCTGATCGGCAAGGCCATCGGCCGGCCAGTGTGCGACCTGCTGGGCGGCAAAGTGCGCGACCGCGTGCCGTTCTCGGCCTATCTGTTCTACAAGTACGAAGGCGCCGGTGGGGAATTGGGCTTTGCCATTGATCCAAAGGCGACCGGCTGGGCCGCTGCGCGCCAGGCGGCTGCGCTCACCCCCGACGGCATCGTCGCCCAGGCGCAGGCCATGTGCCGCGAGTTCGGTTTCAAGTCGCTCAAGCTGAAGGGAGGGGTGTTCGAGCCGCAGATCGAAGTGGACACGATCTTTGCGTTGCGCAAGGCGTTCGGCCCAAATACGCCGCTGCGCCTTGACCCGAATGCCGTGTGGTCGGTCGAGACGGCCATCGAATACGGCAGGCAGCTCGAAGGTGCGCTGGAGTATCTCGAAGACCCGACCCGTGGGCAGGAGGGCATGGCGCAGGTGGCGAAGGCAGTGAATATCCCGCTGGCGACGAACATGTGCACCACGTCGTTTGATGACATCCCCGGCAGCGTGCGGCTGGGCAGCGAGCACATCATCCTAAGCGATCACCACTTCTGGGGCGGACTGCGCGCGTCGGTCGAGCTGGCCTGCATCTGCCGCACGTTCGGTCGCGGCCTCTCCATGCACTCGAACAGCCACGTCGGCATCTCGCTGCGGGCGATGGCGCATCTGGCGGCAGCCGTGCCTAACCTGACCTACGCCTGCGACACGCACTATCCCTGGCAGTGCGAAGAAGTGATCGTCGGTGGGCGCCTGCAGTTCGACGATGGCGATTTGATCGTCGGCGATGCGCCTGGGCTGGGGGTCGAACTCGATCGCGCCATGTTGGCCAAGCTGCACGCGAACTACCTCAAGTGTGGCTTGACCAAGCGCGACGACGAAGCCGAGATGCAGAAGGTGCAACCGGGCTGGAAATTCGTGGAGACGCGCTGGTAA